Genomic DNA from Streptococcus uberis:
GACAATTTAAAAGCCCTTCAGTTGACAACCGAACGTGAAGGTAAGGAAATTGAGCCAGAAGAAGATGCAAGTAAATCTGTTTATAATGGTTATTTCAAAGATTCTGAAGTCAAAGACCGTAAATTAAGCGATTGGTCTGGTGATTGGCAGTCCGTATATCCATACTTACAAGATGGTACCCTTGATCAGGTTATGGATTACAAAGCCAAAAAGTCTAAAGGTGAAAAATCTGCGAAAGAATTCAAAGACTATTACGAAGCAGGTTATAAAACAGATGTCAACAAGATTCAAATTGATGGCAAAAAGAAAACCATCACTTTTGAAAGAAATGGGGACAAGAAAACCTTTACTTATCAGTATTCAGGCAAGAAAATCTTAACATATGAAAAAGGAAACCGTGGTGTCCGTTATATGTTTGAAACTAAGGATAAAGATGCGGGCGAATTCAAATACATTCAATTTAGTGATCATGGCATTGCTCCCGAAAAAGCAGGACATTTCCACATTTATTGGGGTGATCAAGGACATGATGCCCTTGCTTCAAAATGGGATCATTGGCCAACTTACTATGGTTCTGATTTAAGTGGTCGTGAAATTGCCCAAGAAATGAATGCTCATTAAGTTCCCCTTGTTAAAAGAACTGAATTCAAATTCAGTTCTTTTTTTGATAAAAAAACCCACTTCCAAAAAGAAGTGGGTTGATAATAAAAAGCTTATTTTGCTGCGTTTGCGTCTTTGAGACCGTATTTTTTGTTGAAACGATCGACACGTCCGTCTGCTTGTGTGAATTTTTGACGACCAGTGTAGAATGGGTGTGAATCTGAAGAAATTTCTACACGGATAAGAGGATAAGTTTCCCCTTCAAACTCAATAGTTTCTTTGCTAGATTTAGTAGATCCGCTAAGGAACTTGTAACCTGTAGTTGTATCTAAAAATACAACTGGACGATAATCTGGATGGATGTCTTTTCTCATCTAAAAAAATTTCCTTTCTGCCATGGTGCTCGTGCCCCATAGTTATTAACCTAACTAATATAACAAATTTCCTTATTTTTGACAAGGCATTTACCAAATAATTTTAATTATTCTTCAAAAAGAGCTTGCATTTCATTAAAAATTTGGTCATTTTCTTCTAAACTATAAGAGTTAGCCCCACTTGCTAGTGGATGTCCACCACCATCGTGATTTTTAGCAATGCCATTAATCACTTTGGATTTGCTGCGCAATCTGACACGATAGTGCCCCTCCTCTAACTGAACAAAAATCGCCCAGACTTGAACAGTGTCAATTTTTCCAGGTGTTGCCACAATAGCAGAGCTTTCAGCAGGCGTAATATCAAATGCTTTTAAAACATCTTGAGTTAGAACAACACGGGCAACGCCTTTGTCAGTCATTTCCAAATGGTCAAAAACGTAACCTTGTAATTTGGCAATTTTTAAAGGGAATGAATCCATTTGTCTTGAAATAGCTGAAAAATCAAAGTCAAATTGGCGTAATTTAGCAGCGATCTCAAAGGTTTTATCAGTTGTTGCAGGGTATAAAAAGCGACCTGTGTCACCAATAATACCAATATATAAAAAGCGAGCAATAGTTGCTGTTAAGTCAAGCTGACATGAGAGAGCAAAGTCTGCAATAATTTCACTAGCGCTAGATGCATTTGTATTCACATGACAGATATCCCCGTATGGGTCTTCATTAGGATGATGATCTATTTTGATAAGATAGTCTCCTTTAGTATATCGACCACCATCAATACGTGGTTGATTAGCAGTATCAAGGACAATGACAAGTGCTTTATCATAATCTGACTCGGATACAGAGTCCATGCAACCAATCCAAGTTAAACTAGGTTCATCAAAGCCGCACGCTAGCACTTTTTTATCAGGAAAATGTGTTTGAATCAGTTCTTTAAGTCCCAACTGACTCCCAATGGCATCGGGGTCAGGATTTTGATGTCGCTGGATAATGATGGTTTGGTAGTGTTTAATTTTTTCTAAAATTGCTTGAAAATCAGTCATGAATGCCTCAATCTTTCTTTATCATGTCAATGTGGGGAATGTTATCTTCTAAATAAACGTCAGAAATAGCTTCAAAGCCAAAAGAACCATAAAAATTCTGAAGATAGGCTTGTGCTTGAGCAAATACTGGCCTGTCTGGGTAGTGTTCTTGACAATAATCCAAGGCTTTTTCAACTAAGGATTTCCCATAGGCTTTCTTTCGGTACTCTTCAACGACCAAAACACGACCTAATTTGATGCAATCATGATCTGGTATCAGACGGCAATAGCAAAGTAAGGCCCCTTCTTGATTCTGTTTAAAGAGATGAATGGATTCTTTATCGAAATCATCTATTTCAGGATAAGGACATTCTTGTTCCACAACGAATACAGTAACCCGTTCTTTTAGAATGTCAAATAATTCTTCTGTTGTTAAGTCTTGAAAAGCTTTTATTTTCCACATAGCTAGAACTCCTTGATCGCATTTGCTATGACTATTATAACATAAAGAATCTCAGAAAATACAAAAATGTAGGTATAATTATTCATTTAGTTATTGACAATTGAATAATTATGTTATAAGATATAACACATATCGAAAAGGAGAAGCAAATGAAAACGAAAAAAATACTAAAAGCTGCAATTGGATTAATGACTCTAGTGTCAATGACCGCTTGTTCAACAGAAAATAGCAAAGATACTCAGGATAAAATCGTCGATAAAGGAACTTTGGTAGTTGCGGTGAGTCCAGATTATGCTCCATTTGAGTTCCAGACTTTAAAAGATGGTAAAAATACTATTGTTGGGGCAGATATCACTTTAGCTCAAGATATTGCTAAAGAACTCAAGGTAAAATTGAAATTATCTCCTATGAGTTTTAATAATGTCTTGTCTAGTCTTCAATCTGGCAAAGCAGATATTGCCATTTCCGGTATTTCATACACTAAGGAAAGATCTAAAGTGTATGATTTCTCAAAATCATACTATGATACGGAAAATGCCATTGTTGTCAAAAAAGACAAGTTGACAAGCCTAACGTCTATGGCTTCTTTAGCAGGTAAAAAAGTTGGGGCACAAAAATCGTCTATCCAAGAAAACCTTGCTAAAACACAATTAAAAGATTCACACATTGTTAGTCTAACTGATATGGGTGAGGTGGTAAACGAACTTAAAAACGGGCAACTTGATGCCATAACAATGGATGGTCCTGTTGCAACTGGTTATGTTGCTCAAAATAAAGATCTAGCCATCGTTGATTATACTTTCAAAACCAATAATGCAGATGCTAAGGTTGTAGCTATGCCAAAAGGGTCCCCAAAACTTCAAAAGACGATTAATAAGGTTGTTGAAAAGGTTAAAGGTGAGACCTTTAAAGGCTACATAGAAGAAGCAGCACAGTATACAGAAAGTCAGAAATAAAGCTTATGAATGCCATCAGAGGTTTACGTGACCTTAAAGCCTTTGTTCCAGGTGAACAACCAAATGAAAAAGAAATTATCAAGCTTAATACCAATGAGAACCCCTATCCTCCAAGCCCAAAGGTCTCTGAAAAATTAAACAATTTCAATGTAGATCAGTTAAAGCGTTATTCACCTGTCGAACAAATTGCTTTGAGAACAGCAATTGCGAATCACTTGGGAATCACAAAAGACATGGTCATGATTGGAAGTGGCAGTGATGAGGTCTTAGCTATGGCTTTCTTAGCTTTCTTCAATAATCCAGAACCTATCTTATTTCCCGATGTCACCTATGGTTTTTATAAAGTATTGGCTGAACTATATGGCATTCCCTTTCAAGAAATCCCATTAGATGAATCGTTTGAACTGACAAATCAAGGGTATTTACAAAAAAATGGTGGTATCGTTCTAGTGAATCCTAATGCTCCAACAGGCTTAGCAAAACCTTTAACTGAGATTGAAGACCTTTTAAAAGCTAATCCACGTGTCATGGTTGTTGTAGATGAGGCTTATATCAGCTTTGGAGGTCAATCAGCTCTTTCACTCGTAAAAGATTACCCAAACCTATTTATCGTTCGAACCTTTTCAAAGGATGCCTCGTTGGCTGGATTACGTGTTGGGTATGGGATTGGCCATCCTGAAATCATCCAGCTCATGCACGCTATTAAAGATTCTGTTAATCCTTATAATTTGGATAGTATTGCTGAAGCATTAGCTATTGCAGCTGTTGAAGACTGGACTTATTATGAGGGGACCATAGCAGCTATTTGCCAAACCAGAGATTGGTTCAGTCAGGAACTGAGTCAGCTTGGTTATAAGGTTTTACCGAGTTCTACCAATTTTCTTTTGGTAAAACCGCGGAGCTTTTCAGCCAAATACCTTTATGAAACCTTAAAAGAAAAGCACATTTATACTAGATACTTTGCTGACGCTGATAGAATCAAAGATTATTTAAGAATCTCAATAGGTAGTCAAGAAGAGATGGAAAGTGTTCTGAGCATTATTAGAGAATTGGAAAAAGGATAGCCTTAGCTATCCTTTTTTAATCAATTTCTATGAGATTTTTTGTAAGAGCACTTTTGACAGCAGGTCTTTGTCCAATACGGTCAGCCCATTCTTGAAGATTATGATAGTCAGCTACATTTAAGAAAGTAGCTGCATCCTTATAAAGACGATCTTGAACAAGTTGACCATACCAAGACCAAATGGCAATATCAGCAATGCTATAAGCGTTTCCTGCAATATAGTCTTTTGTTGCCAACTCTTTATCTAAAAGGTCCAACTGGCGTTTTGTTTCCATGGTGTAACGATTAATGGGATATTCTAATTTTTCAGGTGCATAATGGAAGAAGTGGCCAAAGCCCCCTCCAACAAAAGGCGCTGCCCCAGTTTGCCAAAATAACCAGTTGAGAATTTCATGACGTTCAATGGCATTTTCTCCTAAAAAGTGATGGTATTTCTCTGCAAGATAAAGAAGGATATTTGCCGATTCAAAAAGACGAATGACCTTCTCAGAACTCTTATCAAGCATTGCAGGTATTTTAGAATTGGGATTTATTGAAACAAAGTCACTTCCAAATTGTTGTCCATCCCCAATTTTAATTTTATAAGCCTCATAATCGACATCTTTGATACCTAATGCTATCAATTCTTCTAACAGTATTAAAGGTTTAATACCATTAGGTGTTGCCAAAGTATAGAGTTGATAGGGTTGAGGACCTTGTGGTAATTTTTGCTCAAAACGACTACCGGCAGTTGGTTGATTATTATCATCGACCTTTGCCGTATTTTGCCAAACGTCAGGTAAAATATAGTCAGTCATATATGAACCTCCTTGTCTTTGATAGTGTCATCATATCAAAAATGACTTTTTTCTACAAAGAAAGAAACTTGTCAAGAATTGACAAACCCAGGATTTAATGTGTTTAGAATATAGAAAATGCCTTACGCTTTTAAAGCATGAATTGACTAGTGATTTTCTTTAAAAAATGTGATAGAATAAGTACAGTTTAATTTTTGGAGGAAAATATGGCATTAGCAAAAATCGTTTATGCCAGCATGACCGGGAATACTGAAGAAATCGCTGATATTGTGGCAAATAAACTGCAAGAATTAGGGCATGACGTTGAATGCGACGAATGCACTTCAGTGGATGCTTCAGAATTTGAAGATGCTGATATAGCAATTGTTGCAACCTATACATACGGCGATGGTGATTTACCAGACGAAATCGTTGATTTTTATGAAGATTTACAAGATTTGGATCTTTCTGGAAAAATATATGGTGTTGTTGGCTCTGGTGATACCTTTTACGATTATTTTTGTAAATCAGTTGATGAATTTGAAGAACAGTTTGCTCTAACTGGAGCAGTCAAAGGCGCAGATTCAGTAAAAGTAGATCTAGCAGCTGAAGATGAGGATATTGACAATTTAGAGGCTTTTGCAGAAGCTATTTCGGAAGCTGCAAATCAACTTTAAGTCACTAGAAACAAATGGAAATGCTAGGTATGACCTAGTTTTTTTCTTTTTAACGATGAAAAGAGAGTATTGTGTTGGATTTAGTAAAAATCAGAACTGAAATTGATAAGATTGACCAAGAATTGGTACAATTACTTGAAAAACGCTTAGAATTAGTGTCTTTTGTAGCTGACTATAAGAAAAATAATAAGCTTGATGTACTAGATAGGAATCGTGAAGAAGTTGTCCTTGAAAAGGTAGCTTCAACTGTAAAAAATAAAAAACTTGAAAATGCGATTAAGCTGACTTATCAAGGCATTATGGCAAGTTCGCGTCATTATCAAAAAGAAAGATTGAAGAAACATGACGAACATCAGTGAATTAAAAATAGTTAATCTCAAAGAAACGACTCTCCTGTCATTATTTGCCCTTGTTATAGGACTTGTGGTAGGAGTTATTGATTTTATTTTTGGTAAAGGACTTCTTGACATATCAGCCTTTAGAGACAATCATCTGATCATGTTGCTACCATTTCTAGGACTTGGAGGTTTGTTGATCGTCTATCTCTATAATCGCTTTGGGGGTAAGGCTAAAGCTGGTATGGGACTTATTTTTGATGTTGGTCGTGCCCAAGAAGAGGACATACCACTCGTTCTGATTCCTTTAGTCATTTTTTCAACCTGGCTAACCCATTTATTTGGGGGAAGTGCTGGACGAGAAGGAGTAGCAGTACAAATTGGTGCTACTCTCTCTCATTACTTTGCCCCCTATACCAAAAATAAAGATCTTTCAAAACCATTTTTACTCATTGGAATGTCGGCAGGTTTTGCTGGACTTTTTCAGACGCCTTTGGCGGCAATTGTGTTTGCACTTGAGATTTTAGTATTAGATAGTATCAAGTTGAATGCTTTAATTCCAATGACTCTGGCTGCGCTGACAGCATCAGCGACTTCCCATAGATTAGGTTTAGAAAAATTTTCGGTTGCTATTGGGAACCCAGAACCGATTACCCTTTTATTAGTGCTTAAACTTGCCCTATTAGGACTTTTATTTGCCGTTGCGGGAAATGTATTTGCCTACCTGCTTTCTTATGGCAAAAACCTACTTGCTGAACGCTTCCCTAATCCCTACTTACGAATTGCTGTAATGGGTTTGCTATTGAGTTTGCTTTTATTTCTCTTTTATCAGGGGCGATACAGCGGCTTAGGAACTAATTTGATTCAACTATCATTCACAAATCATGCGATTAAGCCTTACGATTGGTTCTTTAAGCTATTCTTTACAGTTGTAACCATTGCTGCGGGTTTTCAAGGGGGAGAAGTCACCCCTCTCTTTTCCATAGGTGCTTCTTTGGGAATCGTTCTAGCCCCTATTTTTGGTTTACCCCTCGAAACAGTTGCTGCCCTTGGTTATATTTCTGTTTTTTCTAGTGCTACGAATACCTTTTTAGCTCCCTTCTTGATTGGTTTTGAAGTCTTTGGACCAGAACATTTTTTGTATTATTTTATCGTACTTGTTTTTGCCTATAGTATCGATCGCAAGCACAGCATTTATCCAAAGCAAAAGCTCCAACTTTTGTAAAGAAAAAAACTTTACAAGATTTTCTTTTTATAGTAAAATAATCCTTGTGTGTAATGGACACATGAAATTACGGCTAATCCGCTGGGACAAGTACTTATGATTAGTAAGATAGGAGAATAGAAAATGAATCCATTAATCCAAAGTTTGACAGAAGGTCAACTTCGCTCTGATATCCCTGAATTCCGCGCTGGAGACACTGTACGCGTTCACGCAAAAGTTGTCGAAGGAACTCGCGAACGTATTCAGATCTTTGAAGGTGTTGTTATTTCACGTAAAGGTCAAGGAATTTCAGAAATGTACACAGTACGTAAAATCTCTGGCGGTATCGGAGTTGAGCGTACATTCCCAATTCACACACCACGTGTTGATAAAATTGAAGTTGTTCGCTACGGTAAAGTTCGTCGTGCGAAACTTTACTACTTACGTGCATTACAAGGTAAAGCAGCACGTATCAAAGAAATCCGTCGTTAATCTAAGATACCAAGGTTGTCTAGAAATCGACAGAAAATTAGGAAACTGCCTCTGTGACATTGTCACAAGGCAGTTTTTTTATTCTCCGAAATTTCAGCCCGAGCTCAATTCATAAAAAAGATGAAAAGTTCCTCAGAGGAGAAAAGCAAAAATAGGAATCTCGACGAAGAGACCTAGGACTCTAGGGAAGATTATCTTTTTTGCCACACTCGTAGGCCGTGCTCAGTTGCGTCGAGAAGCGTCACCAGAAATGGTGGGCTTTTTCTTTTTCAAGAATCATCAATGGGAACATCTTTTTAAAGGATTATTTTTTATGTTTAAAAAATAATATACAGCCTTAAAAATATTTTCCGATTTCTGATTTTTTTTAATCAAAGTTGCTAGTCCTGTGATACAATATTTTCATAGAAAAAGAAAGCATATGGTGAGTGAGATTAATGACCGAAAAAAAACTAGTAGCCCCAAGTGTAATGTCCGATTTACGCAAAGAAATTATCAAAATGCCCGAAGTGATTCGTGAATGTTCTGGTATTTATGTCTATGGAAGACGCATAAAATCGGTCTTATTTAGTACGGATGTTGCCTTGATTGCAAATAATAATGCAGATGCTGTGTTAGCAGTGTACCCTTTTACACCAAATCCAGCTGTCTTAAAAAGTATTATGTTGGTATCGTCTGTTCCTGTTCTTGCTGGTGTAGGTGGTGGTTTAACAACTGGCTTTAGATCGGCAAATATGAGTTTGTTCTCTGAATCTGAGGGTGCATTTGCTGTTGTGGTCAATGGCCCAACAAAAATTGATACCATAAAAGATATTAATGATTTTATTGACATCCCTATTATTTATACCGTTGTCTCCGAGTTTTCCGATATTAGAGGAAGGATAGAAGCCGGAGTAGATATTCTAAATGTCAGTGGCGGGCCAAACACTGTTAAAATTGTTAAAAAAATTCGTGAAGAATTTCCTGATTTTCCTATTATGGCAACTGGTGGTCCAACAGAAGAAACGATTCGTGAAGTAATCGCCGCTGGGGCCAATGCTATTACCGTAACCCCCCCTACAAATGGAGAACTTTTCAAAAAGAAAATGGAAAAATATAGAGAAAGTCATAAAGACTAAAGGAATAATCTTGCAATTCATCATTTTCTAGGCTAAAATAGAAAATGTGATTTTGCATTGACCCCTTAGTTCAATGGATATAACAACTCCCTCCTAAGGAGTAGTTGCTGGTTCGATTCCGGCAGGGGTCATTTCATATCAAAAATAGTGACCATTTTTGGTCCTTTTTTCATTTTTTAGCTGTATGAATGGTATAATTTCTTAAGAGAAAGAAGGTTTCGATGGTATCCTTAAAAAAAACAATTGATAATAAAATTGATTATGGAATTATTACGCCTGTTTTTTGTTTAATTCTGATTGGGTTACTGTCTATCTATGTTGCGACATATCATGACTATCCTCAGAACCTTTCAAAAGTAATGCTTCAGCAGGTACTTTGGATTGCTTTTGGATCACTCTTGGCATTTATACTAATGTTTTTCAGCACGAAAAGCCTATGGAAACTGACTCCTTTTCTTTATTTATTAGGAATTGGTTTAATGATTTTACCTCTAATCTTTTTTAGTCCCAACTTGGTAGCTGCAACAGGTGCAAAGAACTGGGTAACGATTGGATCGGTAACAATCTTTCAGCCGTCCGAATTTATGAAAATCTCTTACATTCTTGCTTTGGCAAGGATGACGGTTTGGTATAAAGGGAAAAAAGATAGAACACATTTTCAAGATGATTGGAAACTTCTTGGACTTTATCTTCTGTTAACAGGACCTGTTTTAATTTTACTTGGGCTGCAAAAAGATTTGGGAACGGCCATGGTATTTCTTGCCATTTTATGTGGTGTCATACTCATTTCGGGGATATCTTGGTGGATTATTTTGCCAATTGTCTTAGGAACCTTGCTGTTGATATTGGCATTCTTTTGTGTCTTTTTATCCCCACAAGGTAAGACGCTTTTATATAAAATGGGTATGGATGCTTACCAGATGAATCGAATTTCGGCATGGTTAACACCCTTTGACTTTTCTGAAGGAATTGCCTATCAACAAACTCAGAGTATGATTTCGATTGGTAGTGGTGGTTTTTTAGGAAAAGGCTTTAATCATTTGGACTTGCCAGTTCCAGTTCGCGAAAGCGACATGATATTTACAGTTATTGCTGAAAATTTTGGTTTTCTGGGTGCCATTTTTCTACTGACACTCTATTTAACACTTATTTATCGTATGTTAAAGGTTACTTTTCAGTTTAATAATCTTTTTTACACCTATATCTCAACTGGATTTGTCATGATGATACTTTTTCATATTTTTGAAAATATTGGCGCTGCAATCGGTATTTTACCTCTAACAGGAATTCCCTTACCTTTTATTTCTCAAGGAGGTTCCTCATTGATCTCTAACCTTATTGGAGTCGGTCTAATACTATCCATGCATTACCAGCATATTCTGGAATTGGAAAATGAAAGCCGCCAACAGTTACGCCGTAGTTATAAATACGATTAATGATTTTAGTAGAACTGCTTAATGGCAGTTCTTTATTTGTATAAAATGCTACATAATATACTGAAAATATGTTATAATTAGGGGTATGAACTATCAAGATTATATTTGGGATTTAGGTGGAACTTTGCTTGATAATTATGAGTTGTCAACGCAAGCTTTTATCCAAACCTTAAAAGAATTTGAACTTTCTGGAAGCCATGATGCTGTCTATCAAAAATTGAAAGAATCAACTGAAATCGCTGTTGAAACATTTGCAGCCTCTGAGCCTGGTTTTTTACAACGTTATAAACATAATGAAGCAAAAAAACTCGCAAATCCTATCTGGAAAGAAGGGGCAAAAGAGATTCTTAAAAAAATTGTAGCAAGTGGTTCTCGGAATTTTTTAATTTCACATCGTGACCAGCAAGTTTTATTTTTGTTGGCACAGGCGGAATTATTGGACTACTTTACTGAAGTAGTCACTGCAGCAAATGGTTTTGCAAGAAAACCAAACCCCGAAAGTATAATCTATTTAAAAGATAAATATCATATTGACAATGCTTTAGTGATTGGAGACAGGGAAATTGATCACTTAGCTGGACAAAAAGCTGGATGTGATACCCTGATTGTTGATGAAAAAAAATCCCTATTGGAGATAGTAAAATAAATGATTGATGAAAATAAAAACCTCGAAGAAAACGTACAAGAATATGATGCCAGTCAGATTCAGGTATTAGAAGGATTGGAAGCGGTTCGAATGAGACCTGGTATGTACATTGGTTCAACCTCATCCGAAGGCTTGCATCATTTGGTTTGGGAAATTGTAGACAATTCGATTGATGAAGCACTAGCAGGATTTGCTACTCATATTGAAGTCTTTATTGAGGAAGATAATTCGATAACCGTTGTCGATGATGGTCGTGGAATCCCTGTTGACATTCAGGCTAAAACAGGTCGACCAGCTGTTGAGACAGTTTTCACCGTACTCCATGCTGGTGGAAAATTTGGCGGAGGCGGCTATAAAGTTTCAGGAGGCCTCCACGGAGTGGGTTCCTCTGTCGTTAATGCTTTATCAACACAATTAGATGTTCGTGTTTATAAAAATGGAAACATTCACTTCCAAGAGTTTAAACGAGGTGTCGTTGTTGACGATCTAACTATTATCGGAAGTACTGATTTAACTGGTACAACGGTTCATTTCACACCAGATCCTGAAATTTTTACAGAAACTGTTGAGTTCAACTACGATAAATTAGCCAAACGTATTCAAGAGTTGGCATTCTTGAACCGCGGCTTAAGAATTTCAATTGCCGACAAACGTAAAGGTATTGAACAAAACCATGATTTTCATTATGAGGGTGGTATTTCTTCATACGTTGAATACTTAAACGAAAAGAAAGATGTTATTATCGAAACACCTATCTATACTGACGGTGAAATGGATGGCATTGCTGTTGAAGTAGCTATGCAATATACCACAGGTTATCATGAGAACGTTATGAGCTTCGCTA
This window encodes:
- the yghU gene encoding glutathione-dependent disulfide-bond oxidoreductase encodes the protein MTDYILPDVWQNTAKVDDNNQPTAGSRFEQKLPQGPQPYQLYTLATPNGIKPLILLEELIALGIKDVDYEAYKIKIGDGQQFGSDFVSINPNSKIPAMLDKSSEKVIRLFESANILLYLAEKYHHFLGENAIERHEILNWLFWQTGAAPFVGGGFGHFFHYAPEKLEYPINRYTMETKRQLDLLDKELATKDYIAGNAYSIADIAIWSWYGQLVQDRLYKDAATFLNVADYHNLQEWADRIGQRPAVKSALTKNLIEID
- a CDS encoding flavodoxin produces the protein MALAKIVYASMTGNTEEIADIVANKLQELGHDVECDECTSVDASEFEDADIAIVATYTYGDGDLPDEIVDFYEDLQDLDLSGKIYGVVGSGDTFYDYFCKSVDEFEEQFALTGAVKGADSVKVDLAAEDEDIDNLEAFAEAISEAANQL
- a CDS encoding beta/alpha barrel domain-containing protein gives rise to the protein MTEKKLVAPSVMSDLRKEIIKMPEVIRECSGIYVYGRRIKSVLFSTDVALIANNNADAVLAVYPFTPNPAVLKSIMLVSSVPVLAGVGGGLTTGFRSANMSLFSESEGAFAVVVNGPTKIDTIKDINDFIDIPIIYTVVSEFSDIRGRIEAGVDILNVSGGPNTVKIVKKIREEFPDFPIMATGGPTEETIREVIAAGANAITVTPPTNGELFKKKMEKYRESHKD
- a CDS encoding GNAT family N-acetyltransferase; translation: MWKIKAFQDLTTEELFDILKERVTVFVVEQECPYPEIDDFDKESIHLFKQNQEGALLCYCRLIPDHDCIKLGRVLVVEEYRKKAYGKSLVEKALDYCQEHYPDRPVFAQAQAYLQNFYGSFGFEAISDVYLEDNIPHIDMIKKD
- a CDS encoding transporter substrate-binding domain-containing protein — its product is MKTKKILKAAIGLMTLVSMTACSTENSKDTQDKIVDKGTLVVAVSPDYAPFEFQTLKDGKNTIVGADITLAQDIAKELKVKLKLSPMSFNNVLSSLQSGKADIAISGISYTKERSKVYDFSKSYYDTENAIVVKKDKLTSLTSMASLAGKKVGAQKSSIQENLAKTQLKDSHIVSLTDMGEVVNELKNGQLDAITMDGPVATGYVAQNKDLAIVDYTFKTNNADAKVVAMPKGSPKLQKTINKVVEKVKGETFKGYIEEAAQYTESQK
- a CDS encoding type B 50S ribosomal protein L31, giving the protein MRKDIHPDYRPVVFLDTTTGYKFLSGSTKSSKETIEFEGETYPLIRVEISSDSHPFYTGRQKFTQADGRVDRFNKKYGLKDANAAK
- the hisC gene encoding histidinol-phosphate transaminase; its protein translation is MNAIRGLRDLKAFVPGEQPNEKEIIKLNTNENPYPPSPKVSEKLNNFNVDQLKRYSPVEQIALRTAIANHLGITKDMVMIGSGSDEVLAMAFLAFFNNPEPILFPDVTYGFYKVLAELYGIPFQEIPLDESFELTNQGYLQKNGGIVLVNPNAPTGLAKPLTEIEDLLKANPRVMVVVDEAYISFGGQSALSLVKDYPNLFIVRTFSKDASLAGLRVGYGIGHPEIIQLMHAIKDSVNPYNLDSIAEALAIAAVEDWTYYEGTIAAICQTRDWFSQELSQLGYKVLPSSTNFLLVKPRSFSAKYLYETLKEKHIYTRYFADADRIKDYLRISIGSQEEMESVLSIIRELEKG
- a CDS encoding chorismate mutase, whose amino-acid sequence is MLDLVKIRTEIDKIDQELVQLLEKRLELVSFVADYKKNNKLDVLDRNREEVVLEKVASTVKNKKLENAIKLTYQGIMASSRHYQKERLKKHDEHQ
- the rplS gene encoding 50S ribosomal protein L19, producing MNPLIQSLTEGQLRSDIPEFRAGDTVRVHAKVVEGTRERIQIFEGVVISRKGQGISEMYTVRKISGGIGVERTFPIHTPRVDKIEVVRYGKVRRAKLYYLRALQGKAARIKEIRR
- a CDS encoding FtsW/RodA/SpoVE family cell cycle protein produces the protein MVSLKKTIDNKIDYGIITPVFCLILIGLLSIYVATYHDYPQNLSKVMLQQVLWIAFGSLLAFILMFFSTKSLWKLTPFLYLLGIGLMILPLIFFSPNLVAATGAKNWVTIGSVTIFQPSEFMKISYILALARMTVWYKGKKDRTHFQDDWKLLGLYLLLTGPVLILLGLQKDLGTAMVFLAILCGVILISGISWWIILPIVLGTLLLILAFFCVFLSPQGKTLLYKMGMDAYQMNRISAWLTPFDFSEGIAYQQTQSMISIGSGGFLGKGFNHLDLPVPVRESDMIFTVIAENFGFLGAIFLLTLYLTLIYRMLKVTFQFNNLFYTYISTGFVMMILFHIFENIGAAIGILPLTGIPLPFISQGGSSLISNLIGVGLILSMHYQHILELENESRQQLRRSYKYD
- a CDS encoding HAD-IA family hydrolase, with translation MNYQDYIWDLGGTLLDNYELSTQAFIQTLKEFELSGSHDAVYQKLKESTEIAVETFAASEPGFLQRYKHNEAKKLANPIWKEGAKEILKKIVASGSRNFLISHRDQQVLFLLAQAELLDYFTEVVTAANGFARKPNPESIIYLKDKYHIDNALVIGDREIDHLAGQKAGCDTLIVDEKKSLLEIVK
- a CDS encoding chloride channel protein, translating into MTNISELKIVNLKETTLLSLFALVIGLVVGVIDFIFGKGLLDISAFRDNHLIMLLPFLGLGGLLIVYLYNRFGGKAKAGMGLIFDVGRAQEEDIPLVLIPLVIFSTWLTHLFGGSAGREGVAVQIGATLSHYFAPYTKNKDLSKPFLLIGMSAGFAGLFQTPLAAIVFALEILVLDSIKLNALIPMTLAALTASATSHRLGLEKFSVAIGNPEPITLLLVLKLALLGLLFAVAGNVFAYLLSYGKNLLAERFPNPYLRIAVMGLLLSLLLFLFYQGRYSGLGTNLIQLSFTNHAIKPYDWFFKLFFTVVTIAAGFQGGEVTPLFSIGASLGIVLAPIFGLPLETVAALGYISVFSSATNTFLAPFLIGFEVFGPEHFLYYFIVLVFAYSIDRKHSIYPKQKLQLL
- a CDS encoding DHH family phosphoesterase is translated as MTDFQAILEKIKHYQTIIIQRHQNPDPDAIGSQLGLKELIQTHFPDKKVLACGFDEPSLTWIGCMDSVSESDYDKALVIVLDTANQPRIDGGRYTKGDYLIKIDHHPNEDPYGDICHVNTNASSASEIIADFALSCQLDLTATIARFLYIGIIGDTGRFLYPATTDKTFEIAAKLRQFDFDFSAISRQMDSFPLKIAKLQGYVFDHLEMTDKGVARVVLTQDVLKAFDITPAESSAIVATPGKIDTVQVWAIFVQLEEGHYRVRLRSKSKVINGIAKNHDGGGHPLASGANSYSLEENDQIFNEMQALFEE